In Massilia antarctica, the following are encoded in one genomic region:
- a CDS encoding ArsR/SmtB family transcription factor: protein MKPSPDNDASIAQLADLFHLLGDPTRLRIVLSCLAGPIAVGDMAAALQLSSSLVSHHLRLLRAARIVKAERQGKQVFYSTADAHISGVLTDMLEHIAEPTNGIDP from the coding sequence ATGAAACCTTCTCCCGATAACGACGCCTCGATTGCCCAACTGGCCGACCTGTTCCACCTGCTGGGCGACCCGACCCGGCTGCGCATTGTATTGTCCTGCCTGGCGGGGCCGATTGCGGTGGGCGACATGGCCGCCGCCCTGCAACTGAGCAGTTCGCTGGTGAGCCACCACCTGCGCCTGCTGCGCGCGGCGCGCATCGTCAAGGCCGAGCGCCAGGGCAAGCAAGTGTTTTATTCGACGGCGGACGCCCACATCAGCGGCGTGCTGACCGACATGCTCGAGCACATCGCCGAACCCACCAATGGAATCGACCCATGA
- a CDS encoding cation diffusion facilitator family transporter, which yields MTSAHDHDHDHDHDRAGHSHAHAPAKAAAHKHDHGHDHDHGHGHGHHHHQLDPNGNGRAFALAIGLNTVFVGIEFFYGFLANSTALMADAGHNLSDVLGLMLAWGAAMLTKRAPDGRYTYGLRSSSILAALLNALLLMLACGAIGWEAVHRFANPGPVQGMTMSVVAGIGVLVNGFSAWLFMAGSKDDLNIRGAYQHMAADAAISLGVVLSGVAIMFTGWTWLDPAVSIVIVLLILATTWGLLRESLDLVLAAVPANVDADAVGDYLKARPGVAGVHDLHIWAMSTTETALTAHLVMPDGYPGDAALDAIVAALKADYAIHHCTLQVELGTSDHSCTLHAEQAKPA from the coding sequence ATGACCAGCGCTCACGACCACGACCACGACCACGATCACGACCGCGCCGGACACAGCCACGCGCATGCGCCCGCCAAGGCGGCGGCGCACAAGCACGACCACGGCCATGATCACGACCATGGGCATGGACATGGCCACCATCACCATCAGCTCGACCCGAACGGCAACGGACGCGCGTTCGCGCTGGCCATCGGCCTGAACACGGTGTTTGTCGGCATCGAATTCTTTTACGGATTCCTGGCCAACTCGACGGCGTTGATGGCCGACGCCGGCCACAATCTGTCGGATGTCCTGGGCCTGATGCTGGCCTGGGGCGCGGCCATGCTCACCAAGCGCGCACCGGACGGACGCTACACCTACGGCTTGCGCAGTTCGTCGATCCTGGCGGCCCTGCTCAACGCCCTGCTGCTGATGCTGGCCTGCGGCGCGATCGGCTGGGAAGCGGTGCACCGTTTCGCCAATCCGGGGCCGGTGCAGGGCATGACGATGTCGGTGGTGGCCGGCATCGGCGTGCTGGTCAACGGTTTTTCGGCCTGGCTGTTCATGGCCGGCAGCAAGGACGACCTGAATATCCGGGGCGCTTACCAGCACATGGCGGCCGACGCCGCGATTTCGCTGGGCGTGGTGCTGTCGGGCGTGGCCATCATGTTCACCGGCTGGACCTGGCTCGACCCGGCGGTCAGTATCGTGATCGTGCTGCTGATCCTGGCCACTACCTGGGGCTTGCTGCGCGAATCGCTCGACCTGGTGCTGGCGGCGGTGCCGGCCAATGTGGATGCCGATGCGGTGGGCGACTATCTGAAGGCGCGGCCGGGCGTGGCCGGCGTCCACGACTTGCATATCTGGGCCATGAGCACGACCGAAACGGCCCTGACCGCGCACCTGGTGATGCCGGATGGCTACCCGGGCGATGCGGCGCTGGATGCCATCGTGGCGGCGCTCAAGGCCGATTATGCGATCCACCACTGCACCTTGCAGGTGGAGCTGGGGACCAGCGATCATAGCTGTACACTGCATGCGGAGCAAGCAAAGCCGGCCTAG
- a CDS encoding YfiR family protein yields MAGLSRFALRGLAGRWLALLAGAAMLAWSGVCAAQPSVENQVKAAYLFKFAGFVEWPEGSFVRPDSPLQIGVAGNDGLADQLEQMVAGRTVGGHAISVRKLRRGDPLQGLHILFIGAGERAAVIDMLAAARGQSVLTVSDADDGIALGCMIAFVVAQDRLRFDVALGQVNSSRLRISARMLAAANRVQGAT; encoded by the coding sequence ATGGCGGGCCTGAGCCGGTTCGCATTGCGCGGGCTTGCGGGACGCTGGCTGGCGCTGCTGGCGGGAGCGGCGATGCTTGCCTGGAGCGGCGTTTGCGCGGCCCAGCCCAGCGTCGAAAACCAGGTGAAGGCGGCCTACCTGTTCAAATTCGCCGGCTTCGTCGAGTGGCCCGAAGGCAGCTTCGTACGCCCCGACAGCCCGCTCCAGATCGGCGTGGCCGGCAATGACGGCCTGGCCGACCAGCTCGAACAAATGGTGGCCGGCCGCACCGTCGGCGGGCACGCCATTTCGGTGCGCAAACTGCGCCGCGGCGACCCCCTGCAAGGCTTGCACATCCTGTTCATCGGCGCCGGCGAGCGCGCCGCCGTGATCGACATGCTGGCGGCCGCGCGCGGCCAGTCGGTGCTCACCGTGTCCGACGCCGACGACGGCATTGCCTTGGGGTGCATGATCGCCTTTGTGGTGGCCCAGGACCGGCTGCGCTTCGACGTCGCCCTCGGCCAGGTCAATTCGAGCCGGCTGCGCATCAGCGCGCGCATGCTGGCGGCAGCGAACCGCGTGCAGGGGGCCACATGA
- a CDS encoding EAL domain-containing protein, translated as MISLDDIHNAAILVVDDQLVNVQLLEYLLTTTGYTNVSSTTDPREVAAMHRKHRYDLIILDLHMPGMSGFQVMEALAPMETEAYLPVLVVTAEPDKKLAALDAGARDFVGKPFDPVEVLTRIRNMLEVRLLHRESKSYGTLLEQTVRERTAELQRFRSAMDATDDAIFLIDTGSMDVVDVNDGACRMLGYRRDELLRLDPTVYGLAGPGQLARQADPERDIARYPDLVEDQLTRADLREVAVEIYWQTQSVGSTRMLIAVARDISERLAARQRLAHLASYDSLTGLPNRTLFYQTLREAIELAQDKQWRIVVLFIALDRFKTVNDSLGSALGDELLRQFSTRLVQCVRIRDTVGRLGGDEFALILTMTRNQQDAVNVANEVRDTLRAPFDLQGKQAGLTASIGIAMYPDDALDPETLIKYADTAMSRAKEAGRDGYRFFTAGMNVQVLERLDLELALRHALEHGEFLLYFQPKVNLRTGRISGAEALLRWNRPGYGLVFPAEFVPVMEETGLIVRVGGWVIDEACRQIALWSASEVGDVRVAVNVSSRQFVEGDLEGEIRAAVGRHGIDAALLELELTESALMSNAEHTIAVLGNLKQLGITIAIDDFGTGYSSLAYLKRFPIDKLKIDIAFVRDVTVNPDDAAIALAIIGMAHSLHMQVIAEGVETPAQMAYLRRHRCDEVQGFHFSRPLPAGEFGEMVLANLAQPSEPESPDNHRQTLLIVDDDVNVLSSLHRLFKRDNYRILTAVSPGEGFELLALHTVQVIVCDQRMPGMSGTEFLSKVKELYPDTIRIILSGYTGLEAVLDSINRGAIYRFYTKPWDETQLRDNVRLAFHHYWLMNGPKDDPHNAHFVEAGQVEAE; from the coding sequence ATGATATCGCTCGATGACATCCATAACGCCGCGATCCTGGTCGTCGACGACCAGCTGGTCAACGTCCAGCTGCTCGAATACCTGCTCACGACCACCGGCTACACCAACGTGAGCAGCACCACCGACCCGCGCGAGGTGGCCGCCATGCACCGCAAGCACCGCTACGACCTGATCATCCTCGACCTGCACATGCCGGGCATGAGCGGCTTCCAGGTGATGGAAGCGCTCGCGCCCATGGAAACCGAAGCCTACCTGCCGGTGCTGGTGGTGACGGCCGAACCGGACAAAAAGCTGGCCGCGCTCGACGCCGGCGCGCGCGACTTCGTCGGCAAGCCGTTCGACCCGGTCGAAGTGCTCACCCGCATCCGCAACATGCTCGAAGTGCGCCTGCTGCACCGCGAATCGAAGAGCTACGGCACCCTGCTGGAACAAACGGTACGCGAGCGCACCGCCGAGCTGCAGCGCTTTCGCAGCGCCATGGACGCCACCGACGACGCCATCTTCCTGATCGATACCGGCAGCATGGACGTGGTCGACGTCAACGACGGTGCCTGCCGCATGCTCGGCTACCGGCGCGACGAGCTGCTGCGGCTCGACCCCACGGTGTACGGACTGGCCGGCCCGGGCCAGCTGGCGCGCCAGGCCGATCCGGAGCGCGACATCGCGCGCTACCCCGACCTGGTGGAAGACCAGCTGACCCGCGCCGACCTGCGCGAAGTAGCGGTGGAAATCTACTGGCAAACCCAGAGCGTGGGCAGCACGCGCATGCTGATCGCGGTGGCGCGCGACATCAGCGAACGGCTGGCCGCGCGCCAGCGCCTGGCGCACCTGGCCAGCTACGACAGCCTGACCGGCCTGCCCAACCGCACCCTGTTCTACCAGACCTTGCGCGAAGCGATCGAGCTGGCCCAGGACAAGCAGTGGCGCATCGTGGTGCTGTTCATCGCGCTCGACCGCTTCAAGACCGTCAACGATTCGCTCGGTTCGGCCCTGGGCGACGAGCTGCTGCGCCAGTTCAGCACGCGCCTGGTGCAGTGCGTGCGCATCCGCGACACGGTCGGGCGCCTGGGGGGGGACGAATTCGCGCTCATCCTGACCATGACGCGCAACCAGCAGGATGCCGTCAACGTCGCCAACGAAGTGCGCGACACCTTGCGGGCGCCGTTCGACCTGCAGGGCAAGCAGGCCGGCCTGACGGCCAGCATCGGCATCGCCATGTACCCGGACGACGCCCTTGACCCCGAAACCCTGATCAAGTACGCCGACACGGCCATGAGCCGGGCCAAGGAAGCGGGGCGCGACGGCTACCGCTTTTTCACCGCCGGCATGAACGTGCAGGTGCTGGAGCGGCTCGACCTCGAACTGGCGCTGCGTCACGCGCTGGAGCATGGCGAATTCCTGCTGTACTTCCAGCCCAAGGTGAATCTGCGCACGGGCCGCATCAGCGGCGCCGAAGCGCTGCTGCGCTGGAACCGGCCCGGTTACGGCCTGGTGTTCCCGGCCGAATTCGTGCCGGTGATGGAGGAAACCGGCTTGATCGTGCGGGTCGGCGGGTGGGTGATCGACGAAGCCTGCCGCCAGATCGCCCTGTGGTCGGCCAGCGAGGTGGGCGACGTGCGCGTAGCCGTCAATGTATCGAGCCGCCAGTTTGTCGAGGGCGACCTGGAAGGCGAAATCCGGGCGGCGGTCGGCCGCCACGGCATCGATGCGGCGCTGCTCGAACTGGAACTGACCGAAAGCGCGCTGATGTCCAACGCCGAGCACACCATCGCGGTGCTGGGCAATCTGAAGCAGCTGGGCATCACGATTGCGATCGACGATTTCGGCACCGGCTATTCGAGCCTGGCGTACCTGAAGCGCTTCCCGATCGACAAGCTCAAGATCGACATCGCCTTCGTGCGCGACGTGACGGTCAATCCGGACGATGCGGCCATCGCCCTGGCCATCATCGGCATGGCCCATTCGCTGCATATGCAAGTGATCGCCGAAGGGGTCGAGACGCCGGCGCAGATGGCCTACCTGCGGCGCCACCGCTGCGATGAAGTGCAGGGTTTTCATTTCAGCCGCCCGCTGCCGGCCGGGGAGTTCGGCGAGATGGTGCTGGCCAATCTGGCGCAGCCGTCCGAGCCGGAGTCGCCCGACAATCACCGCCAGACCTTGCTGATCGTGGACGACGACGTCAATGTGCTGTCGTCGCTGCACCGGCTGTTCAAGCGCGATAACTACCGCATCCTGACGGCGGTGTCGCCGGGCGAAGGCTTCGAGCTGCTGGCGCTGCACACGGTGCAGGTGATCGTGTGCGACCAGCGCATGCCGGGCATGAGCGGCACCGAGTTCCTGAGCAAGGTCAAGGAGCTGTATCCGGACACGATACGGATTATCTTGTCAGGCTACACGGGGCTCGAAGCGGTGCTCGACTCGATCAACCGCGGCGCGATTTACCGCTTCTACACCAAGCCCTGGGACGAGACGCAATTACGCGATAACGTGCGCCTGGCCTTCCATCACTACTGGCTGATGAACGGTCCCAAGGACGACCCGCACAATGCGCATTTCGTCGAAGCGGGGCAGGTGGAGGCGGAGTAG
- a CDS encoding hybrid sensor histidine kinase/response regulator, whose amino-acid sequence MIVRSIRQKLVTVVMLTTLAALLVSIGTVIAYDLRNYHKALLGDMATQAELLGHMTSAALTFDDARLATENLALLRIRPSVRAGAIYDAKGALFASYRARGELHPFPVSPQTDDLRVSGDDLLLYRRVVENGELLGTVYLRAEYTLVARAIDYLSIAAGVIALAMLIAWLMTRRLGRIVTAPIVALTETAREVVSTRDYSRRAPRISDDEAGELVDSFNAMLGEIEQRTGALETSHHAIAREAEERARAQQEIMDLNEQLEVRVHERTMQLELTNAELEVAMAAAKNANQAKSAFLSSMSHELRTPLNAILGFAQILTSESLPSTLAQKKEFAGHILKSGRHLLTLINEILDLAKVESGTVTLSMEPVALADMLVECRNMTEPLAQQRKIRMLFPDAPGAVVQADRTRLKQVLLNLLSNAIKYNRDMGAVVCDCSVVTANRVRLSVQDTGMGLRPDQIASLFQPFNRLGQENGSEEGTGIGLVVTRRLVELMGGEIGVSSSVGVGTVFWIELGLTEPVPSAVGEAIVLTLEHKAAPVPLAEHSLLYVEDNPANLKLVQEIVRFRPDLHLLTAPDGHLGIELAKAHLPDVILMDLNLPCVSGADALKELRSDPRTAHIPVIALTANAMPRDIERGLASGFFRYLTKPINIDEFNEAIDSTLAFADTRQLAQKARNP is encoded by the coding sequence ATGATCGTCCGCTCGATCCGCCAAAAACTGGTCACGGTGGTGATGCTCACCACCCTCGCGGCGCTGCTGGTCTCGATCGGCACCGTGATCGCCTACGACCTGCGCAACTACCACAAGGCGCTCCTGGGCGACATGGCGACCCAGGCCGAACTGCTCGGCCACATGACATCGGCCGCGCTCACCTTCGACGATGCCCGCCTGGCCACCGAAAACCTGGCGCTGCTGCGCATCCGCCCGTCGGTGCGGGCCGGCGCCATCTACGACGCCAAGGGCGCGCTGTTCGCGTCCTACCGCGCGCGCGGCGAGCTGCACCCGTTCCCGGTCAGTCCCCAGACTGACGACCTGCGCGTGAGCGGCGACGACCTGCTGCTGTACCGCAGGGTGGTCGAAAACGGCGAACTGCTCGGCACCGTCTACCTGCGCGCCGAATACACCCTGGTCGCGCGCGCGATCGATTACCTGAGCATCGCCGCCGGCGTGATCGCGCTGGCGATGCTGATCGCCTGGCTGATGACGCGCCGGCTCGGGCGCATCGTCACCGCGCCGATCGTCGCGCTCACCGAAACGGCGCGCGAAGTGGTCAGCACGCGCGACTACTCGCGGCGCGCCCCGCGCATCAGCGATGACGAGGCGGGCGAACTGGTGGACTCGTTCAACGCCATGCTCGGCGAGATCGAGCAGCGCACCGGCGCGCTCGAAACGTCGCACCATGCGATCGCGCGCGAAGCCGAGGAGCGCGCCCGCGCGCAGCAGGAAATCATGGACCTCAACGAGCAGCTCGAAGTGCGCGTGCACGAACGCACCATGCAACTGGAACTGACCAACGCCGAACTGGAAGTGGCCATGGCCGCGGCCAAGAACGCCAACCAGGCCAAGTCGGCCTTCCTGTCGTCGATGAGCCACGAGCTGCGCACGCCGCTCAACGCGATTCTCGGCTTCGCCCAGATCCTCACGTCCGAATCGCTGCCCTCGACCCTGGCGCAAAAGAAGGAGTTCGCCGGCCACATTCTCAAATCGGGGCGCCACCTGCTCACCCTGATCAACGAAATCCTCGACCTGGCCAAGGTCGAATCGGGCACCGTGACCTTGTCGATGGAGCCGGTGGCGCTGGCCGACATGCTGGTCGAGTGCCGCAACATGACCGAACCGCTGGCGCAGCAGCGCAAGATCCGCATGCTGTTCCCGGACGCGCCGGGCGCCGTGGTGCAGGCCGACCGCACGCGCCTGAAACAGGTGCTGTTAAATCTGCTCTCGAACGCCATCAAGTACAACCGCGACATGGGCGCGGTGGTGTGCGACTGCAGCGTGGTCACCGCCAACCGGGTGCGCCTGTCGGTGCAGGATACCGGCATGGGCCTGCGCCCGGACCAGATCGCGTCGCTGTTCCAGCCGTTCAACCGCCTGGGCCAGGAAAACGGCAGCGAGGAAGGCACCGGCATCGGCCTGGTCGTCACGCGCCGCCTGGTGGAACTGATGGGCGGCGAAATCGGCGTCTCGAGCAGCGTCGGCGTGGGTACGGTGTTCTGGATCGAACTGGGCCTGACCGAGCCCGTGCCCTCGGCCGTCGGCGAGGCGATCGTGCTGACCCTGGAACACAAGGCGGCGCCCGTGCCGCTGGCCGAGCACAGCCTGCTGTACGTCGAAGACAATCCGGCCAACCTGAAACTGGTGCAGGAGATCGTGCGCTTCCGGCCCGACCTGCATTTGCTGACCGCGCCCGATGGCCACCTCGGCATCGAACTGGCCAAGGCGCACCTGCCGGACGTGATCCTGATGGACCTCAACCTGCCGTGCGTGAGCGGGGCCGACGCGCTCAAGGAATTGCGCAGCGATCCGCGCACGGCGCACATTCCGGTCATCGCACTGACCGCCAACGCGATGCCGCGCGATATCGAGCGCGGGCTGGCCAGCGGCTTTTTCCGTTACCTCACCAAACCGATCAACATCGACGAATTCAACGAGGCGATCGACAGCACCCTCGCATTCGCCGACACGCGGCAGCTTGCGCAGAAAGCGCGGAATCCATGA
- a CDS encoding FKBP-type peptidyl-prolyl cis-trans isomerase, whose amino-acid sequence MRRPLSVFLMCAAAASLAQAAGQTPPAPETPPAPTVPATPPAPDVPPAPAQPAAAAQPATPPGTVVLAEPVLDPLVATDTKVGTGAEATAGSKVFVHYTGWLYKPMATRQRGRQFDSSLSRGAPLEFVLGTGRVIKGWDQGVMGMKVGGKRTLVIPSYLAYGKRGAPGGGIPPDADLIFDVELVNVK is encoded by the coding sequence ATGCGCCGTCCCCTATCCGTATTCCTGATGTGCGCCGCGGCGGCATCCCTGGCCCAGGCCGCCGGCCAGACGCCGCCCGCTCCCGAGACCCCGCCGGCACCGACCGTGCCCGCCACCCCGCCCGCGCCCGACGTGCCGCCCGCACCGGCCCAGCCGGCCGCGGCCGCGCAGCCCGCCACGCCGCCAGGCACCGTGGTGCTGGCCGAGCCGGTGCTCGATCCGCTCGTTGCCACCGACACCAAGGTTGGCACTGGCGCCGAGGCGACCGCCGGCAGCAAGGTGTTCGTGCACTACACCGGCTGGCTGTACAAGCCGATGGCCACGCGCCAGCGCGGCCGCCAGTTCGACTCCTCGCTCTCGCGCGGCGCGCCGCTCGAATTCGTGCTCGGCACCGGCCGCGTGATCAAGGGCTGGGACCAGGGCGTGATGGGCATGAAAGTGGGCGGCAAGCGCACCCTGGTCATCCCGAGCTACCTGGCTTACGGCAAGCGCGGCGCGCCCGGCGGCGGCATTCCGCCGGACGCCGATCTGATCTTCGACGTGGAACTCGTCAACGTCAAATAA
- a CDS encoding CinA family protein: MTNDILDLSARVGRALQAKGLLLVTAESCTGGGVAQAVTEVAGSTGWFDCGFVTYSNASKTELLDVSAALMAQLGSVSEEVAAAMASGALANSNAHVALSTTGIAGPSGAVPGKPVGTVCFGWARGDTVQTERLVFAGDRHAVREQTVVHALQGLLRIIE; the protein is encoded by the coding sequence GTGACGAACGACATTCTCGATCTTTCCGCCAGAGTCGGCCGCGCGCTGCAAGCGAAAGGCTTGCTGCTGGTGACCGCCGAATCGTGCACCGGCGGCGGGGTAGCGCAGGCGGTCACCGAGGTGGCCGGCTCGACCGGCTGGTTCGATTGCGGCTTCGTGACCTACTCGAATGCATCGAAAACCGAGCTGCTCGACGTGTCGGCGGCGCTGATGGCGCAGCTGGGCTCGGTCAGCGAGGAAGTGGCGGCCGCCATGGCCAGCGGTGCTTTGGCAAACAGCAACGCGCACGTGGCCTTGTCGACCACCGGCATCGCCGGCCCGAGCGGGGCGGTACCGGGCAAGCCGGTCGGCACGGTCTGTTTCGGCTGGGCCAGGGGCGACACGGTCCAGACCGAGCGCCTGGTGTTCGCCGGAGACCGCCACGCCGTGCGCGAGCAGACCGTGGTGCACGCGCTGCAAGGGCTGCTGCGCATCATCGAATAG
- a CDS encoding SMI1/KNR4 family protein, protein MNELLDRLQGCIETRFPHMAASLKPGASDADIDAFEDAIGAPLPSSVRALYRWHNGQADDADHNVIGLFFGLPLLTLDDALKHWAFETAGELGDDAASYTCLPPGTIRQCSASKAWIPLADDAGGAFLGIDLDPDPAGKVGQVISFGGREFMRVQAGASLEQFLECLLGLYENGEYRLVEEDDEFSLSTVEPDTGHFLDYLRLKAQAQYPGK, encoded by the coding sequence ATGAACGAATTGCTCGACCGGCTGCAAGGCTGCATTGAAACGCGCTTCCCCCACATGGCGGCGAGCCTGAAACCCGGCGCCAGCGATGCCGATATCGACGCCTTCGAGGATGCAATCGGCGCGCCATTGCCGTCATCCGTGCGTGCGCTGTACCGCTGGCACAACGGCCAGGCCGATGACGCCGACCACAATGTGATCGGTCTGTTTTTCGGTTTGCCACTCCTGACACTCGACGACGCCCTGAAACATTGGGCCTTCGAAACGGCTGGGGAACTTGGGGATGACGCTGCTTCCTACACCTGCCTTCCACCGGGAACCATCCGGCAATGTTCCGCCAGCAAGGCGTGGATTCCCTTGGCGGACGACGCTGGCGGCGCCTTTCTCGGCATCGACCTCGATCCTGATCCGGCGGGCAAGGTGGGTCAGGTCATCTCGTTCGGAGGACGCGAATTTATGCGCGTGCAGGCGGGCGCCAGCCTGGAACAGTTCCTGGAATGCCTGCTCGGCTTGTATGAGAATGGCGAATACCGGCTCGTGGAAGAGGACGACGAATTCAGCCTGTCCACAGTGGAACCGGACACGGGGCACTTCCTCGACTACCTGCGCTTGAAAGCGCAAGCGCAGTATCCTGGCAAATGA
- a CDS encoding tRNA threonylcarbamoyladenosine dehydratase has translation MNTIATPPLSPESSEVDFERRFGGIGRLYGPAALARFRAAHVCVIGVGGVGSWIVEALARSAIGQLTLIDLDNVAESNINRQIQALSGTIGQAKIGALAERIAQINPFCKVNLIEDFIDPGNLDRMIGAHRYDYVVDAIDSVKAKAALIAYCRDHQLPMVIIGSAGGKTDPTRIALRDLSKTEQEPLLKMVRKRLRNEYGFPRSLKTKFNVDAVFSMEPVSMPAGEESCAIDGQADSEGITGLNCAGFGSSMVVTATFGMVAAGHLLRRLADGAMHAPSVQAPEGLLS, from the coding sequence ATGAATACCATCGCTACCCCACCACTTTCTCCTGAATCGAGCGAAGTCGACTTCGAGCGCCGTTTCGGCGGCATCGGCCGCCTGTACGGCCCGGCCGCGCTGGCGCGTTTCCGCGCCGCCCACGTGTGCGTGATCGGCGTCGGCGGCGTCGGTTCCTGGATCGTCGAGGCATTGGCCCGCAGCGCCATCGGCCAGCTGACCCTGATCGACCTCGACAACGTGGCCGAATCGAACATCAACCGCCAGATCCAGGCCCTCTCCGGCACCATCGGCCAGGCCAAGATTGGCGCGCTGGCCGAGCGCATCGCCCAGATCAATCCCTTCTGCAAGGTCAACCTGATCGAAGACTTCATCGATCCCGGCAACCTCGACCGGATGATCGGCGCTCACCGCTACGATTACGTGGTCGACGCCATCGACAGCGTCAAGGCCAAGGCCGCGCTGATCGCTTATTGCCGCGACCATCAGTTGCCGATGGTGATCATCGGCAGCGCCGGCGGCAAGACCGACCCGACCCGCATCGCATTGCGCGACCTGTCCAAGACCGAACAGGAGCCGCTGCTCAAAATGGTGCGCAAGCGCTTGCGCAACGAGTACGGCTTTCCGCGCAGCCTGAAAACCAAATTCAACGTCGATGCCGTATTCTCGATGGAACCGGTGAGCATGCCGGCTGGCGAGGAAAGCTGCGCCATCGATGGCCAGGCTGACAGCGAAGGCATCACCGGCCTCAATTGCGCCGGCTTCGGATCGAGCATGGTCGTCACCGCCACCTTCGGCATGGTCGCGGCCGGCCACCTGCTGCGCCGCCTTGCCGACGGCGCGATGCACGCACCTTCTGTGCAGGCGCCCGAGGGCTTGCTATCATAG
- the cysK gene encoding cysteine synthase A, with product MRIANDVTELIGNTPLVRIRKLAHGAGADILAKLEFYNPAHSVKDRIGLAMVEAAEAAGKIGPDTVIVEPTSGNTGIALAMVCAARGYRCKLVMPETMSNERRMLLRAYGAELVLTPGPEGMLGAIKVAEELVAANPNYFMPQQFNNPANPDVHRRTTAEEIWRDTDGKVDILVAGVGTGGTITGVGEVLKARKPGFQAIAVEPEASPILSKGTKGPHPIQGIGAGFVPQVLNRAAYDEVICVSNEAAFETARAAAREEGLLVGISSGAALWAAIAVARRPENAGKMIVTIIPSFGERYLSTPLFANLAG from the coding sequence ATGAGAATCGCAAACGACGTCACTGAGTTAATCGGTAACACCCCGCTGGTCCGGATCCGCAAGCTGGCGCATGGCGCCGGCGCGGACATCCTCGCCAAGCTGGAGTTCTACAACCCGGCCCACAGCGTCAAGGACCGGATCGGCCTGGCCATGGTCGAAGCGGCCGAGGCGGCCGGCAAGATCGGTCCCGACACCGTCATCGTCGAGCCGACCAGCGGCAACACCGGCATCGCGCTGGCCATGGTGTGCGCGGCGCGCGGCTACCGCTGCAAGCTGGTCATGCCCGAAACCATGAGCAACGAGCGGCGCATGCTGCTGCGCGCCTACGGCGCCGAGCTGGTGCTCACGCCGGGGCCGGAAGGCATGCTGGGCGCCATCAAGGTGGCCGAGGAATTGGTCGCGGCCAATCCCAACTACTTCATGCCGCAGCAATTCAACAATCCCGCCAATCCGGATGTGCACCGCCGCACCACGGCCGAGGAAATCTGGCGCGACACCGACGGCAAGGTCGATATCCTCGTGGCCGGCGTGGGCACCGGCGGCACCATCACCGGCGTGGGCGAAGTGCTCAAGGCGCGCAAACCGGGTTTCCAGGCCATTGCCGTGGAACCGGAAGCGTCGCCCATCCTGTCCAAAGGCACCAAGGGGCCGCACCCGATCCAGGGCATCGGCGCCGGTTTCGTGCCGCAAGTGCTCAACCGCGCGGCGTACGACGAAGTCATCTGCGTGAGCAACGAGGCCGCGTTTGAAACCGCGCGTGCCGCCGCGCGCGAAGAAGGGCTGCTGGTCGGCATTTCCTCGGGTGCCGCGCTGTGGGCCGCGATCGCCGTGGCGCGCCGTCCCGAGAACGCAGGCAAGATGATCGTGACGATCATCCCCTCGTTCGGTGAACGCTATCTGTCCACGCCGCTGTTCGCCAATCTGGCGGGCTGA